A single genomic interval of Mycobacteriales bacterium harbors:
- a CDS encoding sigma-70 family RNA polymerase sigma factor codes for MSADRAVEDLLRELAPQVLGVLARRYGQFDACEDAVQDALLEAATAWTVPPGNPRGWLLTVATRRLTDGWRSESARRRREVTAARQEPDPAEAPAADDTLTLLLLCCHPALSAPSQLALTLRAVGGLTTAEIAAAFLVPEPTMAQRISRAKKAIRGDRFVLPPPDVLPDRLRVVEQVLYLVFNEGYAASSGPDLQRAELTAEAIRLTRLLRDQLPKDPEIAGLLALMLLTDSRRAARTDADGRLVPLSEQDRECWDRALIAEGVALVEQTLATTRRLGPYQLQAAIAATHAEAARDEDTDWPQVVALYRLLAEVAPNPMVTLNSAVAVAMVDGPEAGLALLDDLPELAGHHRLAAVRAHLLERAGSDAEAGAAYRLAARRTTSLPERRYLESRAARLG; via the coding sequence GTGAGCGCCGACCGGGCCGTCGAGGACCTGCTGCGCGAGCTGGCGCCGCAGGTCCTCGGCGTGCTCGCCCGCCGGTACGGGCAGTTCGACGCCTGCGAGGACGCGGTCCAGGACGCCCTCCTGGAGGCGGCGACCGCCTGGACCGTCCCGCCGGGGAATCCGCGGGGGTGGTTGCTGACCGTCGCGACGCGACGGCTGACCGACGGCTGGCGGTCGGAGAGCGCCCGCCGCCGCCGGGAGGTGACCGCCGCCCGCCAGGAGCCGGACCCGGCCGAGGCCCCGGCCGCCGACGACACCCTCACGCTGCTCCTGCTCTGCTGCCACCCCGCGCTCTCGGCCCCGTCGCAGCTCGCGCTCACCCTGCGCGCCGTCGGCGGGCTGACCACGGCCGAGATCGCGGCCGCGTTCCTGGTCCCGGAGCCGACGATGGCCCAGCGGATCAGCCGGGCCAAGAAGGCCATCCGCGGCGACCGGTTCGTGCTGCCGCCGCCGGACGTGCTCCCGGACCGGCTGCGGGTGGTCGAGCAGGTGCTCTACCTCGTCTTCAACGAGGGGTACGCCGCCTCCTCCGGCCCGGACCTGCAGCGCGCCGAGCTGACCGCGGAGGCGATCCGGCTGACCCGGCTGCTGCGCGACCAGCTGCCGAAGGACCCCGAGATCGCCGGGCTGCTCGCGCTCATGCTGCTCACCGACTCGCGCCGCGCGGCCCGGACCGACGCGGACGGGCGGCTCGTACCGCTGTCCGAGCAGGACCGCGAATGCTGGGACCGGGCCCTCATCGCCGAGGGGGTCGCGCTGGTCGAACAGACGCTGGCGACGACCCGGCGGCTCGGCCCGTACCAGCTGCAGGCGGCGATCGCGGCCACGCACGCGGAGGCGGCGCGCGACGAGGACACCGACTGGCCGCAGGTCGTCGCGCTCTACCGGCTGCTGGCCGAGGTCGCGCCGAACCCGATGGTCACGCTCAACTCGGCCGTCGCGGTCGCGATGGTGGACGGGCCGGAGGCCGGCCTGGCGCTGCTGGACGACCTGCCCGAGCTGGCCGGGCACCACCGGCTGGCCGCCGTCCGCGCCCATCTGCTGGAGCGGGCCGGGTCGGATGCCGAGGCCGGGGCGGCGTA
- a CDS encoding YciI family protein: MKYLLIIHNNPALFETLPAEELDAMVGAHVPFQAALKETGELVGFAALTDPSQARVVRTPVAAAPVVTDGPYLEAKEYLAGFYVVDAETPERAAEIAAMMPEAAYGGVEVRAVMEDAGLEM, encoded by the coding sequence ATGAAGTACTTGTTGATCATCCACAACAACCCGGCCCTGTTCGAGACGCTCCCGGCCGAGGAGCTCGACGCGATGGTCGGCGCGCACGTGCCGTTCCAGGCCGCGCTGAAGGAGACCGGGGAGCTGGTCGGGTTCGCCGCGCTGACCGACCCGTCCCAGGCCCGGGTCGTGCGGACGCCGGTCGCGGCCGCGCCGGTGGTGACCGACGGGCCGTACCTGGAGGCCAAGGAGTACCTGGCCGGTTTCTACGTGGTCGACGCGGAGACGCCGGAGCGGGCGGCGGAGATCGCGGCGATGATGCCGGAGGCCGCGTACGGCGGGGTCGAGGTGCGGGCGGTCATGGAGGACGCCGGGCTGGAGATGTGA
- a CDS encoding alpha/beta fold hydrolase, whose protein sequence is MVLVGGAFNDRGTVAGLAAALAPDRTGWTYDRRGRGGSGPLGPWPGPEEAARREIEDLAAVVAAAGDDVAVIGHSSGAILALEAAVAGIAGSPDYPGMLALAPTLAYDAAICGPGAALDPARLARIAEPALVLDGGYCPEWMRAGAVAAAKAIPGAIYETVPGEDHAILQRPEVFAAALRQSSVT, encoded by the coding sequence GTGGTCCTGGTCGGCGGCGCCTTCAACGACCGCGGCACGGTCGCCGGGCTGGCCGCGGCGCTGGCCCCGGACCGGACCGGCTGGACGTACGACCGGCGCGGCCGGGGCGGCAGTGGACCGCTGGGTCCGTGGCCCGGTCCCGAGGAGGCCGCCCGGCGCGAGATCGAGGACCTGGCCGCGGTGGTCGCCGCCGCCGGCGACGACGTCGCCGTGATCGGGCACTCCTCCGGGGCGATCCTGGCCTTGGAGGCCGCGGTCGCGGGGATCGCCGGGTCGCCGGACTACCCGGGAATGCTCGCGCTCGCGCCGACCCTCGCGTACGACGCCGCGATCTGCGGTCCGGGCGCGGCGCTGGATCCCGCCCGGCTGGCCCGGATCGCCGAGCCGGCGCTGGTGCTGGACGGCGGCTACTGCCCGGAGTGGATGCGGGCCGGCGCGGTCGCGGCGGCCAAGGCGATCCCGGGCGCGATCTACGAGACCGTGCCGGGCGAGGACCACGCGATCCTGCAGCGGCCGGAGGTCTTCGCCGCCGCGCTGCGTCAGTCCAGCGTGACGTAG
- the deoC gene encoding deoxyribose-phosphate aldolase — MTGIVEAYGDVVRDDATLRRFLHGLPGVDQVGAEARAAALATRSIKKASKRYALDLAIRCVDLTTLEGADTAGKVRALCAKGRHPDPTDPSTPPVAAICIYPDLVGIAKTELAGSTVKVASVATAFPSGRASLAVKLDDVRDAVATGADEIDMVIDRGAFLSGRYLQVYDEIVAIREACGAAHLKVILETGELATLDNVRRASWLALIAGGHVIKTSTGKVSPAATPPVSLVMLEAVRDYALATGERRGVKLAGGIRTAKEAVRYLVQVNEVAGPEWLDPDLFRFGASSLLNDLILQRQKERTGAYSGPDYVTLD; from the coding sequence ATGACCGGGATCGTCGAGGCGTACGGGGATGTGGTGCGGGACGACGCGACGCTGCGCCGGTTCCTGCACGGACTGCCGGGGGTGGACCAGGTCGGCGCCGAGGCCCGGGCGGCCGCGCTGGCGACCCGGAGCATCAAGAAGGCCTCGAAGCGGTACGCGTTGGACCTGGCGATCCGCTGCGTCGACCTCACCACGCTGGAAGGTGCCGACACCGCGGGCAAGGTCCGGGCGCTGTGCGCCAAGGGCCGCCACCCCGACCCCACTGATCCCAGCACGCCGCCGGTCGCCGCGATCTGCATCTATCCCGACCTGGTCGGGATCGCGAAGACCGAGCTGGCCGGGTCGACGGTGAAGGTCGCCAGCGTCGCCACCGCCTTCCCGTCCGGGCGGGCCAGCCTGGCGGTCAAGCTCGACGACGTCCGCGACGCCGTCGCGACCGGCGCGGACGAGATCGACATGGTCATCGACCGCGGCGCCTTCCTCTCCGGCCGCTACCTGCAGGTGTACGACGAGATCGTGGCGATCCGGGAGGCCTGCGGCGCCGCCCACCTCAAGGTCATCCTGGAGACCGGCGAGCTGGCGACCCTGGACAACGTCCGGCGGGCGTCCTGGCTGGCGCTGATCGCCGGCGGGCACGTGATCAAGACCTCGACCGGCAAGGTGTCGCCCGCCGCGACCCCGCCCGTCTCGCTGGTGATGCTGGAGGCGGTCCGCGACTACGCGCTGGCCACCGGCGAGCGCCGCGGGGTCAAGCTGGCCGGCGGGATCCGGACGGCCAAGGAGGCCGTGCGTTACCTGGTGCAGGTCAACGAGGTCGCCGGGCCAGAGTGGCTGGACCCGGACCTGTTCCGGTTCGGGGCGTCCAGCCTGCTCAACGACCTGATCCTGCAGCGGCAGAAGGAGCGCACCGGGGCGTACTCCGGCCCGGACTACGTCACGCTGGACTGA
- a CDS encoding geranylgeranyl reductase family protein: protein MDETWDLVVVGGGPAGSAAALAARLRKPDARVLLLDRADFPRDKACGDGIAAHGRDVLAKLGVPDLIADYTPSTKLSVISPGGATVSAYAARPNHVVPRKVFDARLVDAARAAGVEVRKHRVREITQSAGTVTVDGIEAKAVVAADGANSGIRKLLGIPAGKEKHTAIAVRGYADLPPDSERADGAQFIAMQKQGWPAYAWSFPIGDGTANIGFGMLLPKLHAAEGPGRQVLHGRLKALLPDLTGRDLLAHHLPLSTGRPATPGRGRVLLAGDAASLINPLTGEGIYYALVSGRLAGTAAVGAPSNPLGAYRFGLKEALGNHLRTTDVLARASQSSRFMDAAIATAARRGDVFDLLVDVGLGSGTVPLPLAWSVVKAWARGGERIGSAA from the coding sequence GTGGACGAGACCTGGGACCTGGTGGTGGTCGGCGGCGGCCCGGCCGGATCGGCGGCGGCGCTGGCCGCCCGGCTGCGCAAGCCGGACGCACGGGTGCTGCTGCTGGATCGGGCCGACTTCCCGCGGGACAAGGCCTGCGGGGACGGCATCGCCGCGCACGGCCGGGACGTGCTGGCCAAGCTGGGCGTGCCGGACCTCATCGCCGACTACACGCCGAGCACGAAGCTGTCGGTGATCTCCCCCGGCGGCGCGACCGTCTCCGCGTACGCGGCCCGGCCCAACCACGTGGTGCCGCGCAAGGTCTTCGACGCCCGGCTGGTCGACGCCGCCCGGGCCGCCGGGGTCGAGGTGCGCAAGCACCGGGTGCGCGAGATCACCCAGTCCGCCGGGACCGTCACCGTCGACGGGATCGAGGCCAAGGCCGTCGTCGCCGCGGACGGTGCCAACTCCGGCATCCGGAAGCTGCTCGGCATCCCGGCCGGCAAGGAGAAGCACACCGCGATCGCCGTCCGCGGGTACGCCGACCTGCCGCCGGACAGCGAGCGGGCCGACGGCGCCCAGTTCATCGCGATGCAGAAGCAGGGCTGGCCCGCGTACGCCTGGTCGTTCCCGATTGGCGACGGGACCGCGAACATCGGCTTCGGCATGCTGCTGCCCAAGCTGCACGCGGCCGAGGGCCCCGGCCGGCAGGTGCTGCACGGCCGGCTCAAGGCATTGTTGCCCGACCTCACCGGTCGCGACCTGCTGGCCCACCACCTGCCGTTGTCGACCGGTCGCCCGGCCACCCCCGGGCGCGGGCGGGTGCTGCTGGCCGGCGACGCGGCCAGCCTGATCAACCCGCTCACCGGCGAGGGCATCTACTACGCGCTGGTGTCCGGCCGGCTGGCCGGGACTGCGGCGGTCGGCGCGCCCTCGAACCCGCTCGGCGCGTACCGGTTCGGGCTGAAGGAGGCGCTCGGCAACCACCTGCGCACCACCGACGTGCTGGCCCGGGCGTCGCAGTCGTCCCGGTTCATGGACGCGGCGATCGCGACCGCGGCCCGCCGCGGCGACGTCTTCGACCTGCTCGTCGACGTCGGCCTCGGCTCCGGCACGGTCCCGCTCCCGCTGGCCTGGTCGGTGGTCAAGGCCTGGGCCCGCGGCGGCGAGCGCATAGGCTCGGCAGCATGA
- the upp gene encoding uracil phosphoribosyltransferase: MQTLVVDHPLAAARLTTLRDERTDNTGFRVALKELATMLVYEATRNLPTEPVPVTTPVGPAVGARPANPPLLVPVLRAGLGMAEAALGLLPEAQMGFVGLARDEVTFAPRAYLESLPASLAGRPVIVLDPMLATGGSLLHCCRLLTDRGCEDITVVCVLVAPEGRRALEDSGLPLTLVTASIDERLNDKAYIVPGLGDAGDRQFGAV, from the coding sequence GTGCAGACCCTCGTCGTGGACCACCCGCTCGCCGCCGCCCGGCTGACCACCCTCCGCGATGAGCGGACGGACAACACCGGCTTCCGGGTCGCGCTCAAGGAACTGGCGACCATGCTGGTCTACGAGGCGACCCGCAACCTCCCGACCGAGCCGGTCCCGGTGACCACGCCGGTCGGACCCGCGGTCGGCGCGCGCCCGGCCAACCCGCCGCTGCTGGTCCCGGTGCTGCGGGCCGGGCTGGGGATGGCCGAGGCCGCGCTCGGGCTGCTGCCCGAGGCCCAGATGGGCTTCGTCGGGCTGGCCCGGGACGAGGTGACGTTCGCGCCCCGGGCGTACCTGGAGTCGCTGCCGGCGTCGCTGGCCGGGCGGCCGGTGATCGTGCTCGACCCGATGCTCGCCACCGGCGGCTCGCTGCTGCACTGCTGCCGGCTGCTGACCGACCGCGGCTGCGAGGACATCACCGTGGTCTGCGTGCTGGTCGCGCCGGAGGGCCGGCGGGCGCTGGAGGACAGCGGGCTGCCGCTGACCCTGGTCACCGCGTCGATCGACGAGCGGCTGAACGACAAGGCGTACATCGTGCCGGGGCTCGGCGACGCCGGCGACCGCCAGTTCGGCGCCGTCTAG